A stretch of the Ctenopharyngodon idella isolate HZGC_01 chromosome 14, HZGC01, whole genome shotgun sequence genome encodes the following:
- the LOC127494404 gene encoding transmembrane O-methyltransferase homolog isoform X2 yields MSLLVFSVPLLPVVAVMTALFRSPLSALCRQVYSGILKLSHRKVCVSSTHAYVFSNCTHGQAQSVLLTFDLYSTTHASSNIGPQKGAFLDEIVTREAPLRVLELGTHCGYASVRILRLLPPSGKLLTVELDPLTADRGEEIILVAGFKNQQFQVLTCSSAEAISSLPSHTGNDGLDLVLMDHDPELYLQDLLALQRGNLLSTSCVVLINRALTPGAPDLLEYVTARPQSFSVGRQLHGLMEIRCHTGMSPQTHN; encoded by the exons ATGTCTCTGCTGGTGTTCTCCGTGCCTCTGCTCCCGGTTGTGGCCGTGATGACGGCTCTTTTCCGCTCACCGCTGTCGGCCCTGTGCCGTCAGGTGTATTCTGGCATACTGAAGCTTTCTCACAGGAAGGTCTGTGTCAGCTCCACTCACGCCTATGTCTTCTCCAACTGCACCCACGGACAGGCTCAGAGTGTTctgctgacctttgacctctacTCCACCACACACGCCTCCTCCAACATTGGCCCTCAGAAAG GAGCGTTTCTGGATGAGATTGTGACGCGTGAAGCTCCGCTGAGGGTTTTGGAGTTGGGGACACACTGTGGCTACGCTTCCGTCAGGATTCTGCGTCTGCTCCCTCCGTCTGGAAAACTGCTGACTGTAGAGCTGGATCCTCTGACAGCAGATCGAGGGGAGGAGATCATACTAGTGGCAGGCTTCAAAAACCAGCAG TTTCAGGTGCTGACATGCTCCTCGGCTGAGGCCATCTCTTCTTTACCCTCTCACACTGGGAATGATGGACTGGATCTGGTTCTAATGGATCATGACCCTGAGCTTTACCTTCAAGACCTGCTGGCCTTACAGAGAGGGAATCTGCTCTCTACCTCCTGTGTTGTGTTGATCAACAGAGCTCTGACGCCTGGAGCTCCAGACCTTCTGGAGTACGTGACAGCCAGACCGCAGAGCTTCAGCGTGGGCAGACAACTCCATGGACTGATGGAGATACGCTGCCATACAGGAATGAGTCCTCAAACCCACAACTGA
- the LOC127494404 gene encoding catechol O-methyltransferase-like isoform X1: MSLLVFSVPLLPVVAVMTALFRSPLSALCRQVYSGILKLSHRKVCVSSTHAYVFSNCTHGQAQSVLLTFDLYSTTHASSNIGPQKGAFLDEIVTREAPLRVLELGTHCGYASVRILRLLPPSGKLLTVELDPLTADRGEEIILVAGFKNQQVLHHRFHSFQVLTCSSAEAISSLPSHTGNDGLDLVLMDHDPELYLQDLLALQRGNLLSTSCVVLINRALTPGAPDLLEYVTARPQSFSVGRQLHGLMEIRCHTGMSPQTHN; encoded by the exons ATGTCTCTGCTGGTGTTCTCCGTGCCTCTGCTCCCGGTTGTGGCCGTGATGACGGCTCTTTTCCGCTCACCGCTGTCGGCCCTGTGCCGTCAGGTGTATTCTGGCATACTGAAGCTTTCTCACAGGAAGGTCTGTGTCAGCTCCACTCACGCCTATGTCTTCTCCAACTGCACCCACGGACAGGCTCAGAGTGTTctgctgacctttgacctctacTCCACCACACACGCCTCCTCCAACATTGGCCCTCAGAAAG GAGCGTTTCTGGATGAGATTGTGACGCGTGAAGCTCCGCTGAGGGTTTTGGAGTTGGGGACACACTGTGGCTACGCTTCCGTCAGGATTCTGCGTCTGCTCCCTCCGTCTGGAAAACTGCTGACTGTAGAGCTGGATCCTCTGACAGCAGATCGAGGGGAGGAGATCATACTAGTGGCAGGCTTCAAAAACCAGCAGGTGTTACATCATCGCTTTCATTCC TTTCAGGTGCTGACATGCTCCTCGGCTGAGGCCATCTCTTCTTTACCCTCTCACACTGGGAATGATGGACTGGATCTGGTTCTAATGGATCATGACCCTGAGCTTTACCTTCAAGACCTGCTGGCCTTACAGAGAGGGAATCTGCTCTCTACCTCCTGTGTTGTGTTGATCAACAGAGCTCTGACGCCTGGAGCTCCAGACCTTCTGGAGTACGTGACAGCCAGACCGCAGAGCTTCAGCGTGGGCAGACAACTCCATGGACTGATGGAGATACGCTGCCATACAGGAATGAGTCCTCAAACCCACAACTGA